The Nothobranchius furzeri strain GRZ-AD chromosome 6, NfurGRZ-RIMD1, whole genome shotgun sequence genome includes a region encoding these proteins:
- the fam184b gene encoding protein FAM184B isoform X3 → MASGAGKAAQSPGSTVNGTAAEFTNIEQELYDYQMHSKMCKKIAQLTKVIYSLNMRNEEQEAALQALSHAHHEELHRILMEMCHEGEGSALRTRLLELQESLDEQQRVGAQVQADFEFFRIQAEERERETEAELRKEFEQKLQVAEEELQEAKADISAAQEESLRLGKELEKAGEQIQDLNVKCEELQKAAEDETKREQEERQREDEEKEKQEKEERRTKRSEESERMKVLLEELKSLKEERERTEEERRRADKKEREQWEQKLNDLNEEKEETRKKIEAEWRQERQRWEEREEVEKKGMHSALRERVKRAEAEVESHLERLAESKRNTVKLQERIQDLEEELELDRKRVLEAEGVVKRAEEELAVAKERLLLQEDELQSRAEELLNRGGCEVCVCAEMEELKSQLSRLQSRNRELELQSSCRNSDHARQIRQHAEALSTLRSEMVRAQTEELRRIQKHADDERDKLLRETEKERERLQKEREQEKEQLEKERSKLRREREEEKGALHKEAEEMKEHLRREKEEEVGRLRKEVEVERVRVRSQLDKNMEQIETERAHVQQKLEEEKKRLVEKAEEDRKRLKEQVRKAIEEVMRRHAAELNNVQEALSAERKTNQEVCARLEEERRAAEELRGGLETEREELRTRLKDATNEVCRLEVMIQQNDKREKSALEVAPSCEAQCSRLEEELRQARSRLARVQEEAERQRDRQQKEIASLRTDKHRLEEKVLEQSRMSTERRLLEQNQRQTEDRIRAECEDRLRAEFRIEMNAAVAESEQRWQGREEELQAQISELQAQLTELQTQVEKKKAGQGDDCHGNPEIDRLRKEVQDTKEINKKLRDLLQEPQTQSLAEERHTHAMTLQAKEDLLSEMNRLKTMHHLELDKQRAEMTQQHTEWSRQMTQRHMQQIEDLQAQLQAHTQMMALQQDLKQQNQNQVFERQLDESRCAMLELQRENTALKKQLKEREKSLVHLFPSSVQKSSEAEGKEEDSAEMRKTRDAQLEEEAQRLKEEVEKLRVEMEKLEESQKHWEEKKEDDVKEEEVDEEKKKEREEEKRRKEVEEIRREHKKEMQSLVSEYSSAQNHLQARIVALENELREREDRCRRREPRCDDLQLGRLQERLMERDQLIKRLVEERHQLQLHPPVAGDNSSPRLRDSKSRPGSVTPTMRKKGVESPPRVTSIPSAASYDRSIFLPHSSSSTSSSSSIHPHSSSTLPHQSSSHPHTSPHYSTSSLPHKHTSLSLSQHSSPSLPRSTRSRTSCIPPTPAPTAPLPVCPSPPTGIRYVSPSCHDPHTYFQGQTIRGPYLEPRGTEGLKQEWFTKYFSF, encoded by the exons ATGGCTTCAGGCGCCGGTAAGGCTGCACAGTCCCCTGGCTCCACCGTGAACGGGACTGCGGCAGAGTTCACCAACATCGAGCAGGAGCTGTATGATTACCAGATGCACAGCAAGATGTGCAAGAAGATTGCCCAGCTGACTAAG GTGATTTACTCCTTGAACATGAGGAACGAGGAGCAAGAAGCAGCCCTACAGGCCCTAAGCCACGCCCACCACGAGGAGCTGCATCGCATCCTGATGGAGATGTGCCACGAAGGGGAGGGGTCAGCGCTGAGGACACGCCTCCTCGAACTCCAGGAGTCTTTGGATGAGCAGCAGCGAGTTGGGGCCCAg GTTCAGGCAGATTTTGAGTTTTTTCGGATCCAGGCAGAGGAGAGGGAACGTGAGACTGAAGCGGAGCTGAGAAAAGAGTTTGAGCAGAAGCTCCAGGTTGCAGAAGAGGAGCTCCAGGAGGCCAAGGCTGATATCAGTGCAGCCCAGGAGGAGAGCCTGAGACTGGGCAAAGAACTAGAGAAAGCTGGGGAGCAGATCCAGGACCTGAACGTCAAATGTGAGGAGCTCCAGAAAGCAGCTGAAGATGAGACgaagagggagcaggaggagagacaaCGAGAAGATGAAGAAAAAGAGAAACAAGAGAAGGAGGAGAGGAGAACAAAGCGGAGCGAGGAATCGGAAAGAATGAAAGTGCTCCTGGAGGAGCTGAAGTCACTGAAGGAGGAGAGGGAACGtacagaggaggagaggaggcgaGCGGACAAAAAAGAGCGGGAGCAATGGGAGCAAAAGTTGAACGATCTAAATGAGGAGAAAGAGGAAACGAGGAAGAAAATAGAAGCCGAGTGGAGGCAGGAGCGGCAGAGATGGGAGGAGAGGGAGGAGGTGGAGAAGAAGGGCATGCACAGCGCTCTGAGGGAACGAGTGAAACGAGCTGAAGCAGAAGTAGAAAGTCACCTGGAGAGGCTGGCGGAGAGCAAGAGGAACACAGTAAAACTTCAAGAACGgatacag GATCTGGAGGAGGAGTTGGAGCTAGACCGGAAGCGCGTGTTGGAGGCTGAGGGTGTGGTTAAACGGGCGGAGGAGGAGCTTGCGGTTGCCAAGGAGAGGCTGCTGCTGCAGGAAGACGAGCTTCAGAGCAGAGCAG AAGAACTGCTGAATCGTGGAGGctgcgaggtgtgtgtgtgtgctgagatgGAGGAGCTGAAGAGCCAGCTGAGTCGTCTGCAGAGCAGGAACAGAGAGCTGGAGCTGCAGAGCAGCTGCCGAAACAGCGACCACGCCCGCCAGATACGCCAG CATGCCGAAGCCCTGTCCACTTTACGCTCGGAGATGGTGAGAGCCCAGACGGAGGAGCTGCGTCGCATCCAAAAGCACGCAGATGACGAACGGGACAAACTGCTGAGGGAGACGGAAAAAGAGAGGGAACGACTGCAGAAGGAGAGAGAGCAGGAAAAAGAACAGCTGGAGAAGGAGAGGAGCAAACTGCgcagagagagagaagaggagaAGGGAGCGCTGCACAAGGAGGCGGAGGAGATGAAAGAACATCTGAGGAGAGAAAAAGAGGAAGAGGTGGGCCGACTGCGCAAAGAAGTGGAAGTGGAGAGAGTCCGCGTCCGCTCCCAGTTGGACAAGAACATGGAGCAGATTGAGACGGAGAGAGCCCATGTGCAGcagaagctggaggaggagaagaagaggttGGTGGAGAAAGCAGAGGAGGACAGGAAGCGGCTGAAGGAGCAGGTGCGGAAGGCCATAGAGGAGGTGATGAGGAGGCATGCTGCTGAGTTAAACAACGTTCAAGAAGCTCTGAGCGCAGAGAGGAAGACCAACCAAGAG GTGTGTGCTCGtttggaggaggagaggagagctgCTGAAGAGCTACGTGGCGGGTTGGAGACGGAAAGAGAAGAGCTGAGGACAAGACTGAAGGACGCCACCAATGAG GTCTGCAGGTTGGAGGTCATGATCCAGCAGAATGACAAGAGGGAAAAGTCGGCCCTCGAAGTTGCACCTTCATGTGAGGCACAGTGCTCCCGCCTGGAGGAGGAGCTTCGCCAGGCTCGGAGTCGACTGGCTCGGGTTCAAGAGGAGGCAGAGCGGCAGCGGGACAGACAGCAGAAAGAGATAGCATCCCTGAGGACGGACAAGCATCGGCTGGAGGAGAAAGTCCTGGAACAGAGCCGAATGAGCACAGAGAGGAGGCTTCTGGAGCAGAACCAGCGGCAGACAGAGGACCGAATCAG GGCAGAGTGTGAGGATCGCCTCAGAGCAGAGTTCAGGATCGAGATGAACGCAGCCGTCGCTGAGAGCGAACAGAGGTGGCAGGGCCGAGAAGAGGAGCTGCAGGCCCAGatatcagagctgcaggctcagcTGACTGAGCTGCAAACACAG GTGGAGAAAAAGAAGGCGGGGCAAGGAGACGATTGCCACGGCAACCCTGAAATTGACAGGCTGAGAAAGGAGGTACAAGATACCAAGGAGATAAACAAGAAACTGAGAGATCTGctgcag GAGCCTCAGACCCAGTCACTGGCAGAAGAGAGACACACTCATGCCATGACACTGCAAGCAAAGGAAGATCTGCTGTCAGAGATGAACAGACTTAAGACGATGCACCACCTGGAGCTTG ATAAGCAGCGTGCGGAGATGACCCAGCAGCACACCGAGTGGAGCCGACAGATGACCCAGAGACACATGCAGCAGATCGAGGACCTACAGGCCCAGCTACAAGCACACACGCAGATGATGGCTCTGCAACAG gacctgaagcagcagaaccagaatcAAGTGTTTGAGCGTCAGCTGGACGAGAGTCGCTGTGCCATGCTGGAGCTGCAGAGAGAAAACACAGCACTGAAGAAACAGCTAAAGGAACG AGAAAAATCTCTTGTGCATCTCTTTCCCAGCTCAGTGCAGAAGAGTTCAGAAGCTGAGGGGAAAGAAGAGGACAGTGCAGAAATGCGGAAGACGAGGGATGCCCAGCTAGAGGAGGAGGCACAACGCCTGAAGGAGGAAGTGGAGAAGCTGAGGGTGGAAATGGAGAAACTCGAGGAGTCGCAGAAACACTGGGAGGAAAAGAAAGAAGATGACGTAAAAGAAGAGGAGGTGGATGAGGAGAAGAAGAAAGAGCGGGAGGAAGAGAAGAGGAGAAAGGAGGTGGAGGAGATCAGGAGGGAGCACAAGAAGGAGATGCAGAGTTTGGTCTCTGAATACAGCAGCGCCCAGAACCACCTGCAAGCTAGAATAGTGGCTCTGGAGAACGA ACTGCGTGAGCGGGAGGATCGCTGCAGGAGAAGGGAGCCTCGATGTGATGACCTGCAGCTGGGACGACTCCAGGAGAGGCTGATGGAGAGAGACCAGCTTATTAAACGTTTAGtg GAAGAAAGGCATCAGCTGCAGCTACACCCTCCTGTTGCCGGGGACAACAGTTCCCCCAGGCTCCGTGACAGCAAGTCCCGCCCTGGGAGCGTCACGCCAACCATGAGG AAAAAAGGTGTGGAGTCGCCTCCTCGTGTCACCAGCATTCCAAGCGCTGCTTCCTACGACAGGAGCATCTTCCTTCCCCATTCCTCCTCCTCTACCTCGTCTTCCTCCTCCATTCATCCACACTCCTCCTCAACCCTCCCCCATCAGTCAAGCTCCCATCCTCATACCTCTCCTCACTACTCCACCTCTTCCCTTCCGCACAAGCACACCTCCCTCTCTCTCAGCCAACATTCCTCCCCCTCCCTGCCTCGCTCCACCAGATCCCGGACGTCCTGCATCCCCCCTACCCCGGCGCCAACTGCTCCTCTCCCGGTTTGTCCCTCACCTCCGACGGGCATTCGATATGTGTCCCCCTCCTGCCATGATCCACATACATACTTCCAGGGCCAGACAATCAG GGGCCCGTATCTGGAGCCGAGGGGGACAGAAGGGCTGAAGCAGGAGTGGTTCACCAAATACTTCTCCTTCTGA
- the fam184b gene encoding protein FAM184B isoform X1 — MASGAGKAAQSPGSTVNGTAAEFTNIEQELYDYQMHSKMCKKIAQLTKVIYSLNMRNEEQEAALQALSHAHHEELHRILMEMCHEGEGSALRTRLLELQESLDEQQRVGAQVCAFVQADFEFFRIQAEERERETEAELRKEFEQKLQVAEEELQEAKADISAAQEESLRLGKELEKAGEQIQDLNVKCEELQKAAEDETKREQEERQREDEEKEKQEKEERRTKRSEESERMKVLLEELKSLKEERERTEEERRRADKKEREQWEQKLNDLNEEKEETRKKIEAEWRQERQRWEEREEVEKKGMHSALRERVKRAEAEVESHLERLAESKRNTVKLQERIQDLEEELELDRKRVLEAEGVVKRAEEELAVAKERLLLQEDELQSRAEELLNRGGCEVCVCAEMEELKSQLSRLQSRNRELELQSSCRNSDHARQIRQHAEALSTLRSEMVRAQTEELRRIQKHADDERDKLLRETEKERERLQKEREQEKEQLEKERSKLRREREEEKGALHKEAEEMKEHLRREKEEEVGRLRKEVEVERVRVRSQLDKNMEQIETERAHVQQKLEEEKKRLVEKAEEDRKRLKEQVRKAIEEVMRRHAAELNNVQEALSAERKTNQEVCARLEEERRAAEELRGGLETEREELRTRLKDATNEVCRLEVMIQQNDKREKSALEVAPSCEAQCSRLEEELRQARSRLARVQEEAERQRDRQQKEIASLRTDKHRLEEKVLEQSRMSTERRLLEQNQRQTEDRIRAECEDRLRAEFRIEMNAAVAESEQRWQGREEELQAQISELQAQLTELQTQVEKKKAGQGDDCHGNPEIDRLRKEVQDTKEINKKLRDLLQEPQTQSLAEERHTHAMTLQAKEDLLSEMNRLKTMHHLELDKQRAEMTQQHTEWSRQMTQRHMQQIEDLQAQLQAHTQMMALQQDLKQQNQNQVFERQLDESRCAMLELQRENTALKKQLKEREKSLVHLFPSSVQKSSEAEGKEEDSAEMRKTRDAQLEEEAQRLKEEVEKLRVEMEKLEESQKHWEEKKEDDVKEEEVDEEKKKEREEEKRRKEVEEIRREHKKEMQSLVSEYSSAQNHLQARIVALENELREREDRCRRREPRCDDLQLGRLQERLMERDQLIKRLVEERHQLQLHPPVAGDNSSPRLRDSKSRPGSVTPTMRKKGVESPPRVTSIPSAASYDRSIFLPHSSSSTSSSSSIHPHSSSTLPHQSSSHPHTSPHYSTSSLPHKHTSLSLSQHSSPSLPRSTRSRTSCIPPTPAPTAPLPVCPSPPTGIRYVSPSCHDPHTYFQGQTIRGPYLEPRGTEGLKQEWFTKYFSF; from the exons ATGGCTTCAGGCGCCGGTAAGGCTGCACAGTCCCCTGGCTCCACCGTGAACGGGACTGCGGCAGAGTTCACCAACATCGAGCAGGAGCTGTATGATTACCAGATGCACAGCAAGATGTGCAAGAAGATTGCCCAGCTGACTAAG GTGATTTACTCCTTGAACATGAGGAACGAGGAGCAAGAAGCAGCCCTACAGGCCCTAAGCCACGCCCACCACGAGGAGCTGCATCGCATCCTGATGGAGATGTGCCACGAAGGGGAGGGGTCAGCGCTGAGGACACGCCTCCTCGAACTCCAGGAGTCTTTGGATGAGCAGCAGCGAGTTGGGGCCCAggtgtgtgcattt GTTCAGGCAGATTTTGAGTTTTTTCGGATCCAGGCAGAGGAGAGGGAACGTGAGACTGAAGCGGAGCTGAGAAAAGAGTTTGAGCAGAAGCTCCAGGTTGCAGAAGAGGAGCTCCAGGAGGCCAAGGCTGATATCAGTGCAGCCCAGGAGGAGAGCCTGAGACTGGGCAAAGAACTAGAGAAAGCTGGGGAGCAGATCCAGGACCTGAACGTCAAATGTGAGGAGCTCCAGAAAGCAGCTGAAGATGAGACgaagagggagcaggaggagagacaaCGAGAAGATGAAGAAAAAGAGAAACAAGAGAAGGAGGAGAGGAGAACAAAGCGGAGCGAGGAATCGGAAAGAATGAAAGTGCTCCTGGAGGAGCTGAAGTCACTGAAGGAGGAGAGGGAACGtacagaggaggagaggaggcgaGCGGACAAAAAAGAGCGGGAGCAATGGGAGCAAAAGTTGAACGATCTAAATGAGGAGAAAGAGGAAACGAGGAAGAAAATAGAAGCCGAGTGGAGGCAGGAGCGGCAGAGATGGGAGGAGAGGGAGGAGGTGGAGAAGAAGGGCATGCACAGCGCTCTGAGGGAACGAGTGAAACGAGCTGAAGCAGAAGTAGAAAGTCACCTGGAGAGGCTGGCGGAGAGCAAGAGGAACACAGTAAAACTTCAAGAACGgatacag GATCTGGAGGAGGAGTTGGAGCTAGACCGGAAGCGCGTGTTGGAGGCTGAGGGTGTGGTTAAACGGGCGGAGGAGGAGCTTGCGGTTGCCAAGGAGAGGCTGCTGCTGCAGGAAGACGAGCTTCAGAGCAGAGCAG AAGAACTGCTGAATCGTGGAGGctgcgaggtgtgtgtgtgtgctgagatgGAGGAGCTGAAGAGCCAGCTGAGTCGTCTGCAGAGCAGGAACAGAGAGCTGGAGCTGCAGAGCAGCTGCCGAAACAGCGACCACGCCCGCCAGATACGCCAG CATGCCGAAGCCCTGTCCACTTTACGCTCGGAGATGGTGAGAGCCCAGACGGAGGAGCTGCGTCGCATCCAAAAGCACGCAGATGACGAACGGGACAAACTGCTGAGGGAGACGGAAAAAGAGAGGGAACGACTGCAGAAGGAGAGAGAGCAGGAAAAAGAACAGCTGGAGAAGGAGAGGAGCAAACTGCgcagagagagagaagaggagaAGGGAGCGCTGCACAAGGAGGCGGAGGAGATGAAAGAACATCTGAGGAGAGAAAAAGAGGAAGAGGTGGGCCGACTGCGCAAAGAAGTGGAAGTGGAGAGAGTCCGCGTCCGCTCCCAGTTGGACAAGAACATGGAGCAGATTGAGACGGAGAGAGCCCATGTGCAGcagaagctggaggaggagaagaagaggttGGTGGAGAAAGCAGAGGAGGACAGGAAGCGGCTGAAGGAGCAGGTGCGGAAGGCCATAGAGGAGGTGATGAGGAGGCATGCTGCTGAGTTAAACAACGTTCAAGAAGCTCTGAGCGCAGAGAGGAAGACCAACCAAGAG GTGTGTGCTCGtttggaggaggagaggagagctgCTGAAGAGCTACGTGGCGGGTTGGAGACGGAAAGAGAAGAGCTGAGGACAAGACTGAAGGACGCCACCAATGAG GTCTGCAGGTTGGAGGTCATGATCCAGCAGAATGACAAGAGGGAAAAGTCGGCCCTCGAAGTTGCACCTTCATGTGAGGCACAGTGCTCCCGCCTGGAGGAGGAGCTTCGCCAGGCTCGGAGTCGACTGGCTCGGGTTCAAGAGGAGGCAGAGCGGCAGCGGGACAGACAGCAGAAAGAGATAGCATCCCTGAGGACGGACAAGCATCGGCTGGAGGAGAAAGTCCTGGAACAGAGCCGAATGAGCACAGAGAGGAGGCTTCTGGAGCAGAACCAGCGGCAGACAGAGGACCGAATCAG GGCAGAGTGTGAGGATCGCCTCAGAGCAGAGTTCAGGATCGAGATGAACGCAGCCGTCGCTGAGAGCGAACAGAGGTGGCAGGGCCGAGAAGAGGAGCTGCAGGCCCAGatatcagagctgcaggctcagcTGACTGAGCTGCAAACACAG GTGGAGAAAAAGAAGGCGGGGCAAGGAGACGATTGCCACGGCAACCCTGAAATTGACAGGCTGAGAAAGGAGGTACAAGATACCAAGGAGATAAACAAGAAACTGAGAGATCTGctgcag GAGCCTCAGACCCAGTCACTGGCAGAAGAGAGACACACTCATGCCATGACACTGCAAGCAAAGGAAGATCTGCTGTCAGAGATGAACAGACTTAAGACGATGCACCACCTGGAGCTTG ATAAGCAGCGTGCGGAGATGACCCAGCAGCACACCGAGTGGAGCCGACAGATGACCCAGAGACACATGCAGCAGATCGAGGACCTACAGGCCCAGCTACAAGCACACACGCAGATGATGGCTCTGCAACAG gacctgaagcagcagaaccagaatcAAGTGTTTGAGCGTCAGCTGGACGAGAGTCGCTGTGCCATGCTGGAGCTGCAGAGAGAAAACACAGCACTGAAGAAACAGCTAAAGGAACG AGAAAAATCTCTTGTGCATCTCTTTCCCAGCTCAGTGCAGAAGAGTTCAGAAGCTGAGGGGAAAGAAGAGGACAGTGCAGAAATGCGGAAGACGAGGGATGCCCAGCTAGAGGAGGAGGCACAACGCCTGAAGGAGGAAGTGGAGAAGCTGAGGGTGGAAATGGAGAAACTCGAGGAGTCGCAGAAACACTGGGAGGAAAAGAAAGAAGATGACGTAAAAGAAGAGGAGGTGGATGAGGAGAAGAAGAAAGAGCGGGAGGAAGAGAAGAGGAGAAAGGAGGTGGAGGAGATCAGGAGGGAGCACAAGAAGGAGATGCAGAGTTTGGTCTCTGAATACAGCAGCGCCCAGAACCACCTGCAAGCTAGAATAGTGGCTCTGGAGAACGA ACTGCGTGAGCGGGAGGATCGCTGCAGGAGAAGGGAGCCTCGATGTGATGACCTGCAGCTGGGACGACTCCAGGAGAGGCTGATGGAGAGAGACCAGCTTATTAAACGTTTAGtg GAAGAAAGGCATCAGCTGCAGCTACACCCTCCTGTTGCCGGGGACAACAGTTCCCCCAGGCTCCGTGACAGCAAGTCCCGCCCTGGGAGCGTCACGCCAACCATGAGG AAAAAAGGTGTGGAGTCGCCTCCTCGTGTCACCAGCATTCCAAGCGCTGCTTCCTACGACAGGAGCATCTTCCTTCCCCATTCCTCCTCCTCTACCTCGTCTTCCTCCTCCATTCATCCACACTCCTCCTCAACCCTCCCCCATCAGTCAAGCTCCCATCCTCATACCTCTCCTCACTACTCCACCTCTTCCCTTCCGCACAAGCACACCTCCCTCTCTCTCAGCCAACATTCCTCCCCCTCCCTGCCTCGCTCCACCAGATCCCGGACGTCCTGCATCCCCCCTACCCCGGCGCCAACTGCTCCTCTCCCGGTTTGTCCCTCACCTCCGACGGGCATTCGATATGTGTCCCCCTCCTGCCATGATCCACATACATACTTCCAGGGCCAGACAATCAG GGGCCCGTATCTGGAGCCGAGGGGGACAGAAGGGCTGAAGCAGGAGTGGTTCACCAAATACTTCTCCTTCTGA